One part of the Ornithodoros turicata isolate Travis chromosome 2, ASM3712646v1, whole genome shotgun sequence genome encodes these proteins:
- the LOC135385120 gene encoding uncharacterized protein LOC135385120 → MLFQALWVEENEWDSPMSEDKQKLWNEWCSEIPELTKVSVDRCFLPSGHRNPQLHIFCDASPKGYGAVAYLRVENKDGTVISTIVLSKSRVAPLKRLTLPRLELMAALIGSRMLNYLTRICTGLDFDYFLWSDSMIALWWIRRPPSEWKQFVSNRVEEIQQKTDHRRWKHCPGTDNPADCLTRGMPARALVDSSTWWQGPVWLHLDSSSWPNSDVEWDDMTNDERSFKSSILQVSVSSNSAIMDAEKYSSHRRLTRVTAWVLRFERNVRCRNGRTVGTLTVKELNDADNLWVKQAQAEHFAEEVNLLQMGHPVAPDSKLANLRPYLDDNGIIRLRTRLQCGADGEDVKCPIRRLEDGNAALGLREVSLATTGVASNVLLRRRKRAGRTQCILDRSWSHVTANVEAHVTLKMAAPAIGGKTVCKQCGCCFWTTF, encoded by the coding sequence ATGCTGTTCCAGGCTTTGTGGGTTGAGGAGAATGAGTGGGATTCACCTATGTCAGAAGACAAGCAAAAACTCTGGAACGAATGGTGCAGCGAAATTCCGGAACTGACAAAGGTCAGCGTGGACCGTTGCTTCCTGCCAAGCGGTCACAGAAATCCGCAACTCCACATATTTTGTGACGCAAGTCCCAAGGGCTACGGGGCTGTAGCGTATCTTCGAGTTGAGAACAAAGATGGAACTGTGATATCAACAATTGTTCTCTCTAAATCTCGAGTAGCCCCCCTTAAAAGGTTGACCCTGCCTCGCCTGGAACTAATGGCTGCGTTGATCGGCTCGAGAATGTTGAACTACCTTACGCGGATCTGCACAGGATTGGATTTTGACTACTTCCTATGGTCGGACTCAATGATTGCGCTTTGGTGGATAAGAAGACCCCCGAGTGAATGGAAGCAGTTCGTGAGCAACCGCGTTGAGGAAATTCAGCAAAAGACCGATCACCGAAGATGGAAACATTGTCCGGGGACGGACAACCCTGCCGATTGTCTTACTAGAGGCATGCCAGCGAGGGCACTGGTGGATAGCAGCACCTGGTGGCAGGGACCTGTTTGGCTTCATCTCGACTCGTCAAGTTGGCCAAACAGCGACGTCGAATGGGACGACATGACAAACGACGAGAGGAGTTTCAAATCTAGCATCCTGCAAGTCTCGGTGTCATCGAATTCTGCAATCATGGATGCAGAGAAATACAGCAGCCACCGGAGACTGACAAGAGTTACCGCTTGGGTCCTACGCTTCGAGCGTAACGTGCGATGCCGTAACGGTCGAACTGTCGGCACTCTAACGGTCAAGGAGCTCAACGACGCGGATAACCTTTGGGTAAAGCAGGCACAGGCGGAGCATTTCGCCGAGGAGGTTAATCTGCTACAGATGGGTCATCCAGTGGCACCTGATTCGAAGTTGGCCAATCTACGACCGTACCTGGACGACAACGGCATCATTCGCTTACGGACGAGACTGCAGTGCGGAGCAGATGGAGAGGACGTGAAATGTCCAATCAGAAGATTGGAAGATGGAAACGCTGCCCTGGGGCTGAGGGAGGTCTCACTGGcaaccacaggggtggcatccaatgtattgctccgtagacgaaagcgtgctgggcgaacgcagtgcatcctggacaggtcctggtcgcacgtcacagcaaacgtcgaggcgcacgtgaccttaaagatggcggcgcccgcgaTCGGTGGCAAAACCGTTTGTAAGCAAtgtggttgttgtttctggacgacgttttga